The Anopheles gambiae chromosome 2, idAnoGambNW_F1_1, whole genome shotgun sequence genomic sequence GCATCACTCACGCACTCACGAACAATAACGCCTGCTCTcgcactcgctctctctctctctctctctctctctctctctctctctctctcgctcgctctatTTCACATCACAGCACGGACACGGACAGCAGACTAATTGAGGGGTGCGACTTCTACGGGCCCCGAAAAAGGGCTCCATTGATTACACACGGGTCTCCCCTTTTTTTCAGCGACATCAATTTTCTTTCACTCCGTAGGCCTACACGGTTGTTGGTGACGTTTGATCTCACCAAGTATTGCAAATAGCCTTTCGCAAAAACGTCGAATTATTGAACATCTTTTGCACACTCAGACACACAGAGGGACTGCCCAACTTCTTCACGGGTGTAGTGGATGTTTTGCAGAAGAAAAATCACTCACTCGCCTACTCTGACCGCAGAACTTTCCACAAACCGCCGACTTCGCATTCGTCGACAATACAGTACACTCGAGGGGCGGCTGTTGTGGGATTGTTAGCATCGACCCAACAGGGTCAAGCCGGGTGGGCAGCAAAACAAGAGCAGCAAAAACCTCAACCCCACTCCACGCTGTGTGGCTGCTGTGGTTCACTGTTGAGGCACTGTTGAGAAAGAAACGACTCGGGAGTGGTAGTGCGGCTGCGAGTGGTGTATACTGAAGACGTACCAGCCCCTCTAGGCTTGAATCTGCTTCTTGAAGATTCTCACCgagcaactaaaaaaaaacgcacactttGACCGTCGCACAATGACTCAACGCAAATACGCGTGCCTGTTGGTGAATGGCAAACAAACCGGGACTTGAAGCACTTGAAACTCAGAGCAAACCTCCTAATTCCAGCGGAATATTTGATCTTTCGGCAGGGTTTTGCTGTCGCACAAACACAGCTTTTTGACAGCTCCTCCGGGGTTGATTTGGATGCCGTCCCGAGTGTGTGGATCCGACCGCGGACGCGCACTTTACGCGTTCCGACTGGTTCCCGGTGTAGATCTCAACTGAAGGAGAACGCTCTCTGTTTGGGGATCTCACGactgcacaatgggcatttgccgggacgaaattcaaaaaatcaactttgtaatagcgcaattccaaataataggttttaatactaagggttaaactaagaaaaataccaaatatgagctctttatctgttatggttctctagaaaacacctctcaaagtcgagatttgttaaaaaaacgcagaaaaatcttcactttttttgaaaactttaaacctttgtaactttttcaaatatgaatcgattttgataaatttagacattttataaagggtatttagtcagctttataaacacatgaaaaattttgagctaagttaattttatgcaaaaatatacgataataactgaagaaacctcctgaaaattttcataattttaatttttgacttgatgccattataaaagtggcgtagagtggcgttgtctcataCATGTCACAtcatagtgtaatatatatactatcaatctgtgaagaaatattttgcgaaagtttgcgaacgcgaattttattgaagttttttcacatcaactttttctaaaaacagacacatgcgtaagtaggcggctccataggtgcctagtgtagcgtatttcgtgtattctacaaaaatattcaattacgAAACTGTGTATcttagtttcagctcatgtacttatcttatatgtaaatttctattctaacctaactttatcattaaatataatgaagcaaatcagaaccaaataccttttggtCCTACTGCAGATTATAGAAGGATATAAGGAAAgtaattcttaaattatacgcataacaggaaaacgttatgaatgcagtagcatctattggcgttttgggagaagaaactcccaaaactcatgacaaacttaatataaggatagaggggagatgctacaaagaatattttgcaagaaagaaaatgcatccagaaggacattttgtataatgagctgtattcctctgattcgttaaccagttcaatatcagtagctactcgcactaaaacaaagacagggtttaactttacaaatgaagtaaatacttagtttgtagctatcgtgcaattttgattttttcagatagttgtaaaaccaagaaggatttttagttttactACCCCTTCTGAAGGTAGTACAGcacttggaaaggtattggatgaatactcaaagacaaacaatatgtgctgcttttcattacgaatttgggaagtactttatttcaatgcacctgctctatctaattatttaaatgcctttattcatgactttagaaaagtgaactagacgtcaggagcttgtaatagcatccacctaagttgtgtatgtaaatttttaatatttgtactacctgtgagtaaaagtgacgagaattagctacaattgtcctatacatagcagaaaaaattatcttattcaaaattattatgttttgtttatatattattattattattattattatttatttaatcttcattatggaacattacagtatattttaaaatggtttatactattagcaacaaataatacaagaaaaaaacacacaaaattaataaaactaagcaaagatcccttaaaacactattttatgcagcgccacctggtggtatggatgcgaactacaaataaaatgttatttactatcataatactttactacaaacgataaaaactaacaatttctgcaaaaataattttatcccgcaatttgttctaaactgcccattgtggACTGGCGCAGAACTTCTCGGCTCTCCGaacgggttttgttttgggtacCCGAGAGGGGAGAACCGCTCGATTGACAGCCGCCTTGTGTGCGATTCCCGGCGCACGCATTGGTGGGTGAGGGCGCGCGGGAGCAACAGCATAGGGAttggaaggagaaaaaaataaacaaagccTTCCCGTACACAGAGCTTCCGTCGTGGGccatgttttggttttggtatgCTCTTCCGAATAACCAGATAGAGGGGAAGCAGGAAGACCACAAAgcctgagagagagagaacaattTCGCGAAGCTCCAACGACCACGTTGGAAACGCGTGCGCCGTTACTCACTCACACAATGGCACACTGATTcgcagcaggaggaggaggagaagaagtaGGGTTGATAAGGTGAGCGAAGGCAAGGGTAGGATGCCAACAAGTCATGCAAACTAGCTCCGGTACGAAACTATGCGGGCAAAAAAGCCCCATTGCGTTTCTCATCCCGCTGCTGCGTCAACAACCGTTACTAGCGTTACTGGTGAGTTACATGGCGCGTTTGCACATATGCAGTAGATGTGGAAAAGGGCAGAGTTTCTATCTCTCGGTTGAAGTAATTGCCCTGCGGCGTGTCGAATGCATCTGCAATCTTCTTGCACATAAAAGCATGCACAGTCAAGTGCAACCGACTCATGAGAGCAACGCTGGCGAATAATTGCAGCGATTACAAAACTACGGAGAATGTTCCGGTACGTGCATGAGGTGTGCGGTGCACTGTTGTGTACTTAAAAATGAGTATCTTTTTTGTGGATTTGAAGTATAACGAATAAAGTTGCAATTATTCATCCACGATGTTGTATATATCAAACACCGCAACCCGAGGCCCTAATGAGCCTTTGTTGTGGCTTTCTTTGAGCTGCGCCGCATTACTATCGTAGTAGTTCTccttaaacacatttttcattgaTAAAATTGTTGATTGCCGTCGGCAAGCAGCACGAGGACGGTGGCGGTGTCGGTGCGTCAAGCGCAGTGAGTGGTTTAGCACAACACACGCGAACGGGAGCACCAGACACAACACCCATCACAAACACCGAACGAGGAACACTCGTCAGTCAGAAGGCTTGAGAAGGCTCCGAATGGAAAAAAGGGTGTGAAAATGGTTATTCCCTGCTACTATAAGCAGTCAATTATCACTGACACGGTAAGGATGGTACTTATGGTGTATCCTTCGGGTGATAACATTACACCCAACATGTTGTTCACTGTCCACCGAAAGCACTGCAGTACATGCACTCTAGCATGCAACTGAACGGATTTACCACCACTCCGAGACAATGTTGTAGCGCTGAAGTTGACAAACGAACTGTGTGCGCTCATCGGTACACGGGAAGCTACACCGAACCCCCGAGCTATGTTGGCAATGAGTTTCTCTCCGCAGCTGGTGGAGCTAGTTTTCATGCGCAATGGGGATGTGTCACTCACTCATACAGCTGCCCCGCCGAGGGAAATGTTTCTTTGTCGCTAACAACACATGACAGCAACTGTCCCCCTTCCTTCCCGTATGTCGTAGCTATTCTTATCAACCGTTGTTGTGTTTAACCGGTGCAATACCTGTGTATGGTTTCTCTATTCTTTCTATTGCGGTGGCTCGTACAGGAGCTTTTGCGAGGTGTTATGAGACGCCGAGACATGGAAAAGAAACTCCCGGTTACGTGTGTAGAACATCAAACAAGACGCACGTGGGCAAAATTTATTAACGATCGCTACCAGCGATTCACACTACGGtttaaaaaaagcacaaaaaaggaagaaaacagaCCCATAGTTTAAACAGTATTcataacataaacaaacacaaattacATATTACAAAACCATAACGCAGCTAGCGAACCAGCGGAAGCGGAAGCAGGCGTACAGGTACGGGAGTCCCTGCAAACGGTACGGAAGTGAGCTTTATCATCTtcggttgttttgcttctaagCAATCGACTGAGTAGGTCCCTTTTTGTTGCGAGATTTCGCTCCATTACTAACgtactgttgttgctgttgctgctgtcccGCCTGCTGGGATGGTTGCTGATTAGCGGCCGATCCCGACGTTGCCAGCTGCTTTTGGCTCggttgcttttgctgttggAAGTTGTTGCGAACTTCGCCCATGTTGGGGGATTGCTTGGCCGTCGATGATTTCAGAACCGTTGGCGAGGGCGATTTGATCTgggacgcagcagcagcaatggatGCGGCCGGACCTCCGGGGCCGTTCTGATTGATCGGTTTGTTCTCATTGTTTTCCGGCGAGCTGGACAGGTTCGGGATGCTCTTGGAAggggtggtggtagtgttCGGGGTGGAACCATTCTTACCATCCGGTCCGGTTGTACCGTTCGAAGACTGGGTGTTGCTGCCGTTTTCTGTGCCAAAGTAAAGGGAAAACGGGATGCAAATATGTAAAGTAACGTTTGGcaagatggtggtggtggtagtgtggTAGCTTACCCAAGTCAGCGGCCGATTTGGATCGATTGGCAGCGTTGATGGTTTTCGGAGCAGACGACGTCTTCGGGGCGGAGGATTGCGAATCCACGCCGTTCTTGTTTTCGCTCGACGAACGCTTCAGAGTGTCGGGTTTGGCTGGTGGTTGGTGTgctccgttttgttttggctgGGACTGCTCCTTCTGCTCCAGTGACGTCTCCAGGGTAGGCTTCTTGGGTGAAGGATCAGCATCGGACAGGGAACAGTCGGAACTGCTTGACGAAGCATTTTCTACCTGCTCAAGGGAATTGAATTGTAATATAAGTGGAAACTTCCATGAAAAtctcccaccccccccccccccccaaacacACTTACATTGAAGCTTGAATCCTCCTCGTTGGCGTACTTATCCAGCAGCTCCTTGCAGCCCGCATCCTCGAAGGAATATTCATCGCTATACTCCTCGTCCTCACTTTCCGCCTCGCGCTGGTTGAGGTTGCGTTTCTTCGATTCCACGCGCTTCTGTCCAGCGGAAGAAGCCGGCCGATCCTTGCGGAAGATGACGGCGTGCGCAACGTCCGAGTTTGTATCGATCGTGCGGTAAGGGCGCGTGCAGATTACCATCCTCAGCGGCAGAATGATTCGCTGCAGCCAGGTCACCTGTTTGGGGTCCGCTTCCTGCTCGACCTTAGCGATTCGCTGCAGCCGCTGTCCGCGGTACTTGAGCGCGCGCAGCTTCCGCCGCTTGTTCTGCAGAAAGCCCACCATGCTCGAGGGCAGCACGGGACCGCGGCCAATGAAGCGGGCACCGAGCGAAAGCGTACTACGCACCATGCGCAGCACGATCAGTGCCGGAAGGAAGAGTAACCAGGGCAGCGGTCGTATCAGCGGTGGTCCCGAAATGTTACTTCCAATGTCCTCATCCGCTTCCGGAGACGATTTCTTTGACGACACAGCACCGCCAACCGGGGAGGGTTGTGGTAGCGACCAGCGGGCCGTTTTTTCCATCGTCCACAGCAAATTATCAACCCGCTTGTACACAAACTGGCCAATGGAGGTCGTCGCTACACGGGCCACCACATCGTACAGCATGTCCGGGACGGTGGTGCCGCGTGCCTCAGCAATCTCCTACAGAACATGCAAAATAATAGACACCGGCATGAGCAAAAGGAGTAGGGGTGGGGGCGAAACGCCGAGAAAACGTTATCAggaatgtttcatcaaaacatGTCTACCGGCGGAACTACGAATAGAAGCtgagggagtgtgtgtgtgtgttttcaccCCTTGCCCAGTGTGCTTGTTCCTGCGCCTTACCTGTTCATCGACTGTACTGATTGCCGCGGTCTTTCCCATGGCTGATAGGTtgctcttgttgttgttgttgctactgctgaGGCTGCTGGTCACACCCTGACTCAGTGGTCAGTTCCAAAGGTACAATCGAgtggtggctgctgctgctgctgctgcccgttgctCGTATCGATCGAATCTGCGGTGGAGGATTTGTGATGATAAGTGAGGTTAGAGTTCTCCCAAGCGCTGGTTGCAAGCGGTATGAGGaagtgtgcgtgtatgtgcggGGAAGAGAGCGCCATCGCCGTAATCTAGTGTCTAATAGTATGTTGCCGATGAAAGCttccactaccactaccaccatcactaCTACTACAGCCTTCCCCGCACTTCTATAAGGCACACTACCACCAGCAAAACGAAGCACAGCTAGAAGCGGCGGCAGCATGGCTCCCTAAATCTTTGTTCTACAAATTGGCCGGgctgtaaaaaaataataatccacCGCCAAAAGTGACCTAATCGCTACCGAGGGTCAATCTTTTTGCGGGTtgcggatgtttttttttctcttcgctTGAAATggtttgcttcgttttttgATTTTCAAGCCATCTCTCTATGCCCGATCACTTCACCGGCGGCAAGACGAAAAATGCATTCCCGGGCCACTATCAAAGACCGCGTGCGGGCAGCGAAAGTTCAGAGTTTATCGCCTGCCGGGGCgtttattaaaaagaaaagtctgcacaaacacacaacgcgCGGAACACCGGGCTGCTTGCAAGCGGCTGAGCTGCTTCTTCTCCTGAACGATGATCGTGGCTTACCTTTGGTTAGAGGACGGCACCTTCACAGAGCTTCACAGCTTCCCCGGGGAAGCGACTGCTGAGATGGAAGCACACGGAATGATAACGCGTTGCTTTCTCCGGACGGCAACCGAGCAGATGATGGACGGACGGGATGGgcgacgcgcgcgcgcgactaACACCAGCGATCACccgcacaaaaagaacgaaacgCTCACGCATACACACCGGTGCGCCGAGAAGGGAACCGGGGAACAGTCCGAACAGAACACACAGAGGCATGCACCGGTCAGCGAAGGCGCTGATAATACACACCACTACTGTACTACGGGCACTATAGGGAACTATTTTAGGTCGATCTACTACCACCATACACACAAGCGATCGAGTGTCAGAGCGTGACAAATACTTCCCAGTCACATTTCCCAGGCCAGGAGAGATGGCGCTTGTTGGATAATTgaatctctctcgctctctctctctttctcttcttggTTTCTCACGAGTATTTAGCGATAACCTATTAGCACTTATATTGACGATCAAGTGTTCTGGAGCTCCTCGATGAAGCGCTAAACCCCTTTGATCCTTGGAGCCGTCCGGGAAAGAATGCAACCAAGAGCCTCCAAAGGCCGGTTCGAAGTCTGTGCACCTGCGCTGAATTGGCGAAGCAAACTGCAACTGATTGATTCTTGGGATGGAGGCAATCTTCTTGCTCCCTGTGTTTTGGTATTTGCAAAAATACGAACCCTCGTTGCAAAACCTCGTTTCCCCCCTTCCACATCCTGCCTAGTTGAGACAGCTCATCCTCACATTTCACGACCGATCACGAACACCAAAGTatggcaatgatgatgatgatgatgacgatgacggaGGTCGCGGATTCGTTCCAGGCAGGGCAGAGAGAACGATTGTAAATAAAAAGCATCCAGCGGTGGGGATGCATTCAGCGATCGATAACGCGGAGCCAGTGCAGTCGCCGCAACCTGCTGCAGTCGGAAGCGTACCGTGTGCTGTACTGCTCGGCGGAGAAAGAAGGAGTCTCGGTGCcaaaaatgtttgcatttcTTGAAGCTTAATGAATTGTGCGATAATTGTTGTGCGTCGTTTTGTGGGACGATTATCAGAGGAGTTGCAATGTTATTCCTCTCTGTTATGATGACGACAGTTTGCGGGTAAATGTGTCAGAATACAATGACCCAGAGGTATAGAGTTGGTTGTTGATTTGATGGTGCATTTGGATTGAGCACTCCACTTAGCAATGAATTgaaaatacacacttcatTTGTGcagctgtttttctttttctctttgcttTAAAGGTGGCGTTtgaattcaacaacaaatttgaaGAAGCGTTTGTGCGTTGCATTAGTGTGCAGTTTGACTAAGAGATGGCGCCAGTAGTTTCCATCTCCTAAATGTAACGTAGTAACGATAGCGTATAATGGCTAACGCAATGCTAACGTCTAACGGTAACGCATAACGCCCATGGGCAGGCATTACGTATCGTATGGCGTGGGGTATTGATACAcgcatttattttaattttgctacaTTGGAATATGAATTGATATCATTTACAGTTTTATAGGATAATTCTCTGTATTTCATTGAAAGCATTTTAGTGTTTAGTAATGCAAAATATCACGTGTACAGCTACCTTCAGCACACATGTCTTGCTCTCTATTTCTCCCCTACTTGTTTTGTGCGTTGATGTTGACTGCTACAGGGGTTGTCAGGCCAATGCATATTATGAGAGAGCAGACAAAAAAGCCTGTTTTCTGCATAAACCAATGGTAAATTTTAAAGTAATAATAAATTCCGTGTAAAATCTAGCTCCTACTCAGGAATAAGCCTATCCTATATCAAGTAAGCccgtttcattttcattaaaactCTACGTTTTTTCATACCATCTGAACTCCCCTGCCAAGCATAGAAAACGCTTCGCACAGGCCGACGATGTCTCTCAGCATAACATTCAGTTCTCTCTTTCGCCTCTCGAAGCGAACATCGAAACCGGGAGGTCGCTGTTCGGCTTTTGCGTAAACGCACAACGCTAACTCAGTTCAAAACATTCGAAACATCCAGCAGTTGAAGTCATCGCGTTGAATTAGCGAAACGGTGGTGAATGTGAATAAATCAATCGGTACGTTTGGTTCTGGTAGGTTGTGTGAATTAGTTTGTATGGTGCCAAGAAAAAACAAGGTGTTTCAAAGCATGTACCAATGTTCTCTTGAACCGTTCCAAGTTCCACGTAGTTCGGCAACCTGTGCGGATGAGTCACAAGTTGATCCTTTCCCGTTTTCGGCGACGTCAGGCTGTGTAGCCCTTTGCAACTGTTGATCCCGTTCTGCTAACGCGGCTGTCTGCTGTATGTGTTTAATGCAATCACCTGGCGGCAGGGTTCGATGTCGAAAGAAGCAAGGAACCCCAGTGCTACTGACCCTTTAGACGAAGACGCGGTTGTCGTTTGGCTGCTTCAGTTCAgccgtttgtgttgtttttgtgcttcTCTTCCTTAAAAAAAACCGACCGCACTGTATCTATTTGCACACTCCTCCGTTTTTGCTGTCTACTTTGCCGTTTGTTTTATCCTCCCCGTTCGTTTCACGGGTGACCGTCGTCGCCCCTGTGCCCGTGCGCCTTCGAGTGCGCCTCCTCTGTTGCGCCTTGTGAAACCTGATTTGGTCAAGTGTCTCCGTGCGATCGATTGGGCTCGATTTCGGTCGAATCAGCAGGGCAAAAGCGAACGCGGCAAAAGGTCGTTCTACGGGAACGAATGGGAGttttaaaaatcaacatctCTAACAGCTTCCGGTCCCCGGTCCGTTTCGCGGGAATGTTTGCGCTCTCTCGGGTTCCCGTGTTCCGCTGCTGCGCGCCGTGgagaaattgaaacaaaaggaaaactgTAGCAAACAACCACATGGGTGACATTTGCGTGTGTCCGTGCGCGCGTGCTCTAGTCCCCGGCGGAGATCTATTCTTCGCTCGCGTATCCGTCCTTGTACGGTCAACTCCGTGGACCTCTAGTGTGCGCACCCCGCTCTCCCCTGCCACCCCCCTCCTGAAGCTCCGTTGTTACTCGCTCTAGCGCGTAATATGTGTGTCGAGAGAAGTGTTTTGCTTTAATTTGCCTGCTAATGAAATGAGCAACATTACTACGGTGCGATctcgtgtctgtgtgcgtgcgtggccggctgtgtgtttgtgtgtcttgtGCATTACTTCATCGTCCGTACAGTACAATATCCAGTTTTTGCCCTCGAGTGTCCAGTTTTCAACATGATGCagcttccctcctttcacctCCCACCCAAACGCAAGGCGCGCAAATGTGTTAGGGGGCAAGGGACAAGGGGATACGGTGGGGTGGGGATGTGGTGATGTGGTGGTTGTCCTTCTCGCAGAGCAAGTTTGCTGCGCCCGTGGCCCGCGAGTGCAAAACAGAAGTAAAAAAGCACATTCTCTGAGCTCATTGCGCGCGCCTTACGGCTCTTTCCTTgagagaggggggaggggggggggggagtatcCCACGTGTAGACATGTTAAGTGTATGCGtatgcgtgaatgtgtgtaacTATGTTTAGCGCTCCGTATTACGCACGCCAGAAAGGTTCCCAAATCTGGAGTCTGGGAGAGCAGAGCAGGGACGGCCCGCTGTCAAACGCAACATGTTgtcaacgaaaacaaaaaagcagcgaCGCGTGGTTGCTTAGATTCGAAAAAGGAATCCAAGTCGTCCAAGTCGGAGTGAAATCTTGTGAATCCAGACAAGCGTCAGCAAACGTCAAACTCTCTTTTATTCATCAGAAATCGAAAGCAACTTCATTTTTGCtgcccgtgtgtgtttgtgctttgaaggaaaacaagaaaatcTAAGCTGAGTGTGGCAGAAGTGCGGCGTGCTTTTGATTTGTTATCAGCGTGCAGAAGACGCTGGAAGATCGCAATCAGATAGGAAGCCAACAGCATGAATCCAACACTATCATTataaccatcatcatcttcttctgctgcttcttctgctctGCAAGCTCCGACTTCCTACTTCCAATACCTCTGCTTGTGTGATCGATGGATTATGATTGTAAAATGGATGAATAACGCGCATGAGCAGTGCTTGCTTTTTGTGCGCCTTTTAAGAGGTTGAGACGGCCTCAGCCATCCCCTATTGCAGGAACACGAACCGAGTGCGTGTTGTGattgcgtgtgagtgtgtgagagggCAGATGAAACAGTTTGAACAAGTGTATataggtgtgtgcgtgtgtgtatgtgaagaAGATGGTGGGATGCTGGAGGAgcgcatctttttttttaatggcagTCGGCGAAACCTTCCGTCGTAATGTGGTGATTGTTGGTCAATTACTAGcaactcatcatcatcaccatcatcttcagcggcagcagcagcagcagcatcatgatgctcatcatcatcggcagcCTCAGTGTCGGTGTCgggtgctgttgttgctgttgctgctgcgtaaAAAGTGGAGTTTTTCACCCCCGAAACTGGATAAATTGTTACTTCCAGCGCatactttgttttatttgtgtgtgccgGTGGCCGACCACACTCTCTATTATAAAGCACACTACTATTCTACTGCGTTGGTGTGGGGGAGTAGCGATCCGCCGGGCGAAGGAGCATCATTATCTGAAGTGGATATCCATCAGAGGGAAGTACCCGGTCGCGCCTTGTGGCTGTATATGTGAGGAGGAGTCGATTGGAAATCGATTGGTTTCGGAGCAATTTTCGTCAATCTTGAATTCGCTCCCGCCTCCTGTCAGTTGCTTTCAGGCATGAATCGAAagctcaaacaaacacacacacaatacataAGGGGTGTAGTGTAAAGGCAAGAAAAAGTAAATCACTTCAGCACCCAGCTTGGTTGATCGCCCCATCACCCTCCTTCTTGGGTTGACTTCAAACTCCAACAATACATCTACACTACTCCCCGCCCggtaataaaacacaaaaccgtGGGAGAAATGTCTAACGCCAAACCGGTGCCAGAGGAAAGGATCGGTGGAAGGAGTTCGATTGTGATTGAAAATGGCAATAGAAGTGTGGCGATGGGTATCGCGACTTGTTCTTCTCCCTCCCATTATTTCTCCAGACCCGGcgagaaaagaagaaggaggaaGGCGCGGAAGGTTAGAGGACACTCTGTGCCGGAATTGGAAAAGGAAAGTAAATGCAATCGACAGCAAATATGGCACGAAAGCGCTTTGCAACATGCACAGAGAAAGTCACCGATCGAATGTAATGTATTGTGGAGGAGAGGAGAAAAACGGAGGTGCTGCCCCAGAGGGAAGGGGAGCTTGTGTTGGACGGTGCTACATAGATCGAACGATTTCAACGGGCGGTGAAGCGAGAAACACTGTCCGCTGGGGGTCAATTGTTTATTTGGGCTTCTTTTTCGGGGTTTTTTGCAAACGTAAAAGGTGATGGACCTTTGATGATGAATATTGAACACACaatcaaatacacacacagttaTAAGTCGTGGGTGcataaaggaagaaaaaacgggTTTCCATCCATAGAGCGAAATATATGCAGAGAGTGTAATTACTCTGGCCGAGGTTTATTGATTGAGACATGTGGCTCGTCGTGCTCATCGAGTTGGAAAACCAGGGCG encodes the following:
- the LOC1269579 gene encoding nucleolar protein dao-5, yielding MGKTAAISTVDEQEIAEARGTTVPDMLYDVVARVATTSIGQFVYKRVDNLLWTMEKTARWSLPQPSPVGGAVSSKKSSPEADEDIGSNISGPPLIRPLPWLLFLPALIVLRMVRSTLSLGARFIGRGPVLPSSMVGFLQNKRRKLRALKYRGQRLQRIAKVEQEADPKQVTWLQRIILPLRMVICTRPYRTIDTNSDVAHAVIFRKDRPASSAGQKRVESKKRNLNQREAESEDEEYSDEYSFEDAGCKELLDKYANEEDSSFNVENASSSSSDCSLSDADPSPKKPTLETSLEQKEQSQPKQNGAHQPPAKPDTLKRSSSENKNGVDSQSSAPKTSSAPKTINAANRSKSAADLENGSNTQSSNGTTGPDGKNGSTPNTTTTPSKSIPNLSSSPENNENKPINQNGPGGPAASIAAAASQIKSPSPTVLKSSTAKQSPNMGEVRNNFQQQKQPSQKQLATSGSAANQQPSQQAGQQQQQQQYVSNGAKSRNKKGPTQSIA